In one window of Balnearium lithotrophicum DNA:
- a CDS encoding metallophosphoesterase: MKIAVVSDSHDNLKAIERFSEIVNREGIDLVIHCGDFISPFAVKHMLNLIKCDFMGVFGNNDGEIVGLLKVSGGVIEKPPVSKLIDGQRFAIMHEPLFVESLAKSEDFDFILYGHTHEIDVRVINGCQIVNPGELCGYLTGKKTFVILDTQNLTVDLVEVK, translated from the coding sequence ATGAAGATAGCCGTTGTATCGGATTCCCACGACAACTTAAAGGCTATTGAGAGATTCTCTGAGATTGTTAATAGAGAGGGAATAGACCTTGTTATTCACTGCGGAGATTTCATTTCTCCGTTTGCAGTAAAGCACATGCTCAACTTGATAAAGTGTGATTTTATGGGAGTTTTTGGAAACAACGATGGAGAAATTGTAGGACTTCTAAAGGTCTCCGGCGGAGTAATTGAAAAACCTCCTGTCTCAAAACTTATAGATGGTCAGAGATTTGCCATCATGCACGAACCTTTATTTGTGGAGTCACTTGCTAAATCGGAAGACTTTGATTTCATTCTTTACGGTCATACTCACGAAATAGATGTTCGGGTTATAAACGGCTGTCAGATTGTGAATCCTGGGGAGCTCTGTGGATACCTTACAGGAAAGAAAACCTTTGTTATACTTGATACCCAAAATCTCACTGTTGATTTAGTAGAGGTAAAATGA
- a CDS encoding carbonic anhydrase — translation MNPVKVIEKLLLRECIESNPPNGYDSCIVCSSSVVWRVSSLFPESFIVSNAAAQIFSNIATIYYAVNELNVPLVAILGTTAINLESLLKLPTSSAEVEFKLLRKTYEENGEILISMFEEPKQLNSALLELNIDSQIEKLLSIEEFKEKIDRRELAICGFILDEDKVYGDKLSFYLINFNGIKDPEDIRAEEILQEIPESIRKQKIKRLLVQF, via the coding sequence ATGAATCCAGTGAAAGTAATTGAGAAGCTGCTTTTAAGGGAATGTATAGAGAGCAATCCTCCCAATGGTTACGATTCCTGTATTGTTTGTTCCTCAAGTGTTGTTTGGAGGGTTTCCTCTCTGTTTCCCGAGAGCTTTATAGTTTCAAATGCTGCTGCTCAAATCTTTTCAAACATAGCAACTATTTACTACGCTGTTAATGAATTGAATGTTCCTCTTGTTGCCATTTTAGGAACAACTGCTATAAATCTGGAAAGCTTGTTAAAACTTCCAACAAGTTCGGCCGAGGTAGAATTTAAACTTTTAAGAAAAACGTACGAGGAAAATGGTGAAATTTTAATATCCATGTTTGAAGAACCTAAACAGTTAAATTCGGCCTTATTAGAATTAAACATAGATAGTCAGATAGAGAAACTTCTATCTATAGAAGAATTTAAGGAAAAAATTGACAGAAGAGAACTTGCTATCTGTGGATTTATCTTAGATGAGGATAAAGTTTATGGGGATAAATTGAGTTTCTATTTGATTAACTTTAACGGGATTAAGGACCCAGAGGACATTAGAGCTGAGGAAATACTACAGGAGATTCCAGAATCGATTAGAAAACAGAAAATAAAAAGGTTATTAGTTCAATTTTAA